The Halosimplex litoreum genome has a window encoding:
- the cofD gene encoding 2-phospho-L-lactate transferase has translation MVTLLSGGTGTPKLLSGADAVFEPTETTVVGNTGDDVELGGHLVCPDVDTVLYLRGGRLDRDTWWGIADDSATTHGELVDIAESAGLGTEPRYLDDERQISGREIARWRRFSGVGEFMLIGDADRAVHVTRTSLLDEGATLTEATRTLADAFDLTLDLLPMSDDPVATIVHTESGPMHFQEFWVARGGEPAIESVEFRGSDEATATDAVLDALADAVVVGPSNPITSLGPMLALDGIADALAETPVVAVSPFVEDTVFSGPADDLMEAAGYEASTAGVAEAYPFADAFVLDDADGTDLSRPVVRTDTRMDDEGDAERVARAAREALEAIS, from the coding sequence ATGGTGACGCTTCTGTCCGGCGGGACGGGCACGCCGAAGCTCCTGTCGGGCGCCGACGCCGTCTTCGAGCCGACGGAGACGACCGTCGTCGGCAACACCGGCGACGACGTGGAACTGGGCGGCCACCTCGTCTGCCCAGACGTCGACACCGTCCTCTACCTCCGTGGCGGCCGCCTCGACCGTGACACCTGGTGGGGCATCGCCGACGACTCGGCGACCACCCACGGGGAACTCGTCGACATCGCCGAATCGGCCGGGCTGGGAACCGAGCCTCGCTATCTCGACGACGAGCGCCAGATTTCGGGCCGCGAGATCGCCCGCTGGCGTCGCTTCTCCGGCGTCGGCGAGTTCATGTTGATCGGCGACGCCGACCGCGCCGTCCACGTGACGCGGACGAGCCTGCTCGACGAGGGCGCGACGTTGACCGAGGCGACCCGGACCCTCGCCGACGCGTTCGACCTGACTCTCGACCTGTTGCCGATGAGCGACGACCCCGTCGCGACCATCGTCCACACGGAGTCGGGACCGATGCACTTCCAGGAGTTCTGGGTCGCTCGCGGCGGCGAGCCCGCGATCGAATCGGTGGAGTTCCGGGGGAGCGACGAGGCGACCGCGACCGACGCCGTGCTCGACGCGCTGGCCGACGCGGTCGTAGTGGGGCCCTCGAACCCGATCACGAGCCTCGGGCCGATGCTCGCGCTCGACGGGATCGCCGACGCGCTCGCCGAGACGCCTGTCGTCGCCGTCTCGCCGTTCGTCGAGGACACCGTCTTCTCCGGTCCCGCCGACGACCTGATGGAAGCGGCGGGCTACGAGGCCAGCACCGCCGGGGTCGCCGAGGCGTACCCCTTCGCCGACGCGTTCGTCCTCGACGACGCAGACGGCACGGATCTGAGTCGGCCGGTCGTCCGCACCGACACCCGGATGGACGACGAGGGCGACGCAGAGCGGGTCGCCCGCGCCGCACGCGAGGCGCTGGAGGCGATATCGTGA
- a CDS encoding DUF447 domain-containing protein: MSRERDGDADGGGTDADWPVELAGVVESVVTTLGPNDRWNVAALGLHAGDPVTARTYGRTRTWRNFSEQGGGVVQFTRDPVDFVDAALSVYEVDGPVLDSADAWVEIDAERVGTDHEGDTEIVTWALRPVDGGVERRVVPTTNRGFYAVVEATVAASRLDVPGYERETLLDRLAYFESVVETAGGERERTAFERIDDLVDAEW; the protein is encoded by the coding sequence GTGAGTCGCGAGCGCGACGGCGACGCCGATGGCGGCGGAACCGACGCCGACTGGCCCGTCGAACTCGCGGGCGTCGTCGAGTCGGTCGTCACCACGCTCGGCCCGAACGACCGCTGGAACGTCGCCGCGCTCGGTCTGCACGCCGGCGACCCCGTCACCGCCCGGACCTACGGCCGCACTCGCACCTGGCGCAACTTCAGCGAGCAGGGCGGCGGCGTCGTCCAGTTCACGCGCGACCCCGTCGACTTCGTCGACGCCGCCCTGTCGGTCTACGAGGTCGACGGCCCCGTCCTCGACAGCGCCGACGCCTGGGTCGAGATCGACGCCGAGCGCGTCGGAACCGACCACGAAGGCGACACCGAGATCGTCACCTGGGCACTCCGACCGGTCGACGGCGGCGTGGAGCGACGAGTCGTCCCGACGACGAATCGCGGCTTCTACGCCGTCGTCGAGGCCACCGTCGCGGCCTCGCGGCTGGACGTGCCCGGCTACGAACGGGAGACGCTGCTCGATCGGCTCGCGTACTTCGAGTCGGTCGTCGAGACCGCGGGCGGTGAGCGCGAGCGGACTGCCTTCGAACGGATCGACGACCTGGTCGACGCCGAGTGGTGA
- a CDS encoding S66 family peptidase yields MNDSGAPDEFTTPRPAEPGDSVAVIAPSSGAATVFPDVLDLALERLRDRFDLDPVVYDTAETDPDELRANPELRAADVHEAFRDPDISAVFATIGGDDQVRVLRHLDPEILRANPTRFFGMSDNTCLASFLWTQGVVSFYGGQLLNDVATAGHLPEYTERYLRRALFEPSLGELAPAERWTDDTVEWAREDFREVEPEYEPNDGPRWDVPDEREGEVISGRLWGGCLTVLPWLLAADRAVPAPQALDGAVLALETSEELPTAEAVRRKLTTLGERGLLERFAAVLVGRPQTRSREVERTDEERAEYRADQRAAVREWVRAYNPGVPIVFDLDFGHTNPTAPVPMGGRVEVETGERRIEFR; encoded by the coding sequence ATGAACGACAGCGGTGCTCCCGACGAGTTCACCACGCCACGGCCCGCCGAACCGGGCGACAGCGTAGCCGTGATCGCGCCCTCCAGCGGCGCGGCGACGGTGTTTCCGGACGTGCTCGACCTCGCGCTCGAACGCCTGCGCGACCGCTTCGACCTCGACCCGGTGGTCTACGACACCGCCGAGACCGACCCCGACGAACTCCGCGCGAATCCGGAACTGCGCGCCGCCGACGTACACGAGGCGTTCCGCGACCCCGATATCTCGGCCGTCTTCGCGACCATCGGCGGCGACGACCAGGTCCGCGTGCTGCGACACCTCGACCCCGAGATTCTCCGGGCCAACCCCACTCGCTTCTTCGGGATGAGCGACAACACCTGCCTCGCCAGCTTCCTCTGGACCCAGGGGGTCGTCTCGTTCTACGGCGGACAGTTGCTCAACGACGTGGCGACCGCCGGCCACCTCCCCGAGTACACCGAGCGGTACCTTCGGCGAGCGCTGTTCGAGCCGTCGCTGGGCGAACTCGCTCCCGCCGAGAGATGGACCGACGACACCGTCGAGTGGGCTCGCGAGGACTTCCGTGAGGTCGAGCCCGAGTACGAGCCCAACGACGGCCCGCGCTGGGACGTGCCCGACGAGCGCGAGGGCGAGGTGATCTCGGGGCGGCTCTGGGGCGGCTGTCTCACCGTCCTCCCGTGGCTGCTGGCCGCCGACCGGGCGGTTCCCGCCCCGCAGGCGCTCGACGGGGCCGTTCTGGCGCTGGAGACATCCGAGGAACTCCCCACGGCCGAGGCGGTACGGCGGAAGCTCACCACGCTCGGCGAGCGCGGCCTGCTCGAACGGTTCGCTGCCGTCCTCGTGGGCCGTCCGCAGACGCGTAGCCGCGAGGTCGAGCGGACCGACGAGGAACGAGCCGAATACCGCGCGGACCAGCGAGCGGCCGTCCGCGAGTGGGTTCGAGCGTACAACCCCGGGGTCCCGATCGTCTTCGACCTCGACTTCGGCCACACGAACCCGACGGCACCCGTACCGATGGGCGGTCGGGTCGAGGTCGAGACCGGCGAACGGCGGATCGAGTTCCGGTGA
- a CDS encoding AAA family ATPase, whose protein sequence is MDYDEAGRTCRRILDAVSEAVIADDRFLEQVLTGVLAQGHVLLEDVPGTGKTLTARSFASALGLSFSRIQFTPDLLPSDITGSNVYDEGTGDFEFVPGPIFANVVLADEINRAPPKTQAALLEAMGEGQVTVDGETTGLPDPFFVIATQNPIEQEGTFGLPEAQRDRFVFKLAMGYPGFDDERTLIDRRADRTSQSPSVDPVVDPETVAELQAVTETVSVDGKLRDYVVELGRATREDDRVDVGVSPRGVQRLFEAARAAAVVEGRSYVVPEDVRRAVHATFAHRLVLTTEASVRDADPAQVVDDALERVAVPAVDEPR, encoded by the coding sequence ATGGACTACGACGAGGCGGGGCGGACCTGCCGGCGGATCCTCGACGCGGTGAGCGAGGCGGTCATCGCCGACGACCGCTTTCTGGAACAGGTCCTGACGGGGGTCCTCGCGCAGGGACACGTCCTGCTGGAGGACGTGCCCGGGACCGGCAAGACGCTGACGGCCCGGTCGTTCGCCAGCGCGCTCGGCCTCTCCTTCTCGCGCATCCAGTTCACGCCGGACCTCCTGCCCTCCGACATCACTGGCTCGAACGTCTACGACGAGGGCACCGGCGACTTCGAGTTCGTCCCCGGGCCTATCTTCGCGAACGTCGTCCTCGCCGACGAGATCAACCGCGCGCCGCCCAAGACCCAGGCCGCGCTGCTGGAGGCGATGGGCGAGGGCCAGGTCACCGTCGACGGCGAGACGACGGGGCTGCCGGATCCCTTCTTCGTCATCGCGACGCAGAATCCCATCGAGCAGGAGGGCACGTTCGGCCTGCCGGAGGCCCAGCGCGACCGCTTCGTCTTCAAGCTCGCGATGGGCTACCCCGGCTTCGACGACGAGCGGACGCTGATCGACCGCCGGGCCGACCGGACCAGCCAGTCGCCGAGCGTCGACCCCGTCGTCGACCCCGAGACGGTCGCCGAGCTACAGGCAGTCACGGAGACGGTCTCCGTCGACGGGAAACTGCGGGACTACGTCGTCGAACTCGGGCGGGCGACCCGCGAGGACGACCGCGTCGACGTGGGCGTCTCGCCCCGTGGCGTCCAGCGGCTGTTCGAGGCGGCGCGGGCGGCGGCGGTCGTCGAGGGACGCAGCTACGTCGTCCCGGAGGACGTGCGGCGGGCCGTCCACGCGACGTTCGCCCACCGACTCGTGCTGACGACGGAGGCGAGCGTGCGCGACGCCGACCCTGCCCAGGTAGTCGACGACGCACTGGAACGGGTGGCCGTCCCGGCCGTCGACGAGCCGCGGTAG
- a CDS encoding 2Fe-2S iron-sulfur cluster-binding protein encodes MTDYTVEFAGTGETITVSDKETILSRCIEEGIAQEYSCRVGMCLACSAKIESGEVTQPAARGFTDEEAEHYALTCMARPQSDLVLDRGKYPPSIEDDAARAAGADPDAVSADD; translated from the coding sequence ATGACCGACTACACCGTCGAGTTCGCTGGGACCGGTGAGACGATCACGGTCTCGGACAAAGAGACGATCCTCAGTCGGTGCATCGAGGAGGGCATCGCCCAGGAGTACTCCTGTCGCGTGGGGATGTGTCTCGCCTGCTCGGCGAAGATCGAATCCGGGGAGGTCACCCAGCCCGCCGCCCGCGGGTTCACCGACGAGGAAGCGGAGCACTACGCGCTGACCTGTATGGCCCGCCCGCAGTCGGATCTGGTCCTCGACCGCGGCAAGTACCCGCCGAGCATCGAGGACGACGCCGCACGGGCCGCGGGCGCCGACCCCGACGCGGTCTCCGCGGACGACTGA
- the panB gene encoding 3-methyl-2-oxobutanoate hydroxymethyltransferase, giving the protein MSRTTIPDLYEKYEGGEPLTMLTAYDAPIAAQVDAAGVDMILVGDSAGDNHLGYDDTLPVTLDEALSNAAAVVRGTEEAFVVADLPFLTYGTSTAESVENAGRFLKEAGADAVKLETAPYGETTIEIVDRLTELGIPVQGHVGFTPQRKQEIGGAYVQGRDTDTSSSGEAIVETARRLAEAGAFSIVLETVSEGVAREVTEAVDVPTIGIGSGRYVDGQVLVINDVLGLGAEPYSLSKQYADLDAEIRDAVERYVEEVESGAFPTRDNAFDPIDEE; this is encoded by the coding sequence ATGTCTCGCACGACGATTCCGGACCTCTACGAGAAGTACGAGGGCGGCGAGCCGCTGACGATGCTGACGGCCTACGACGCGCCGATCGCCGCGCAGGTGGACGCGGCGGGCGTCGACATGATCCTCGTCGGCGACAGCGCCGGCGACAACCACCTCGGCTACGACGACACGCTGCCGGTCACACTCGACGAGGCGCTGTCGAACGCCGCGGCGGTCGTCCGGGGCACCGAGGAGGCGTTCGTGGTCGCCGACCTGCCCTTCCTCACCTACGGTACGTCGACGGCCGAATCAGTGGAGAACGCCGGTCGCTTCCTCAAGGAGGCGGGCGCCGACGCAGTCAAGCTGGAGACGGCGCCCTACGGCGAGACGACGATCGAGATCGTCGACCGGCTCACCGAACTCGGGATCCCCGTCCAGGGCCACGTCGGGTTCACGCCCCAGCGGAAACAGGAGATCGGCGGCGCCTACGTCCAGGGCCGCGACACCGACACCTCCTCGTCGGGCGAAGCGATCGTCGAGACCGCTCGGCGGCTGGCGGAAGCGGGCGCGTTCTCCATCGTCCTCGAAACGGTCAGCGAGGGGGTCGCTCGCGAGGTCACCGAAGCCGTGGACGTGCCGACCATCGGCATCGGCTCCGGCCGCTACGTCGACGGCCAAGTGCTGGTGATCAACGACGTACTCGGGCTCGGCGCCGAACCGTACAGCCTCTCGAAGCAGTACGCGGACCTCGATGCCGAGATCCGCGACGCGGTCGAACGGTACGTCGAAGAGGTCGAATCCGGCGCGTTCCCGACGCGGGACAACGCCTTCGACCCGATCGACGAGGAGTGA
- a CDS encoding glycoside hydrolase family 2 TIM barrel-domain containing protein translates to MSTADGPDEEHRRTRRLETGWRFTRGDVDDGADPALDDGDWERVEVPHDWSIEGPFDPDNPSEAAGGFAPEGVGWYRRELPADIDGEPTIRFDGVYRNFDVYVDGEHVGTRPYGYSTVNYDLSEYGVTGGETLAVRVANDEHPHTRWYTGSGIYRDVHLTETDAVSVAPFGTDVRTNAVNRQRAEVQVLTEVTNGDEEAVTVALETDIVDADGEVVATAGDEATVERGAAHEFEQRLSVADPDRWTLDEPARYFARSVVYREDGGGATASQSRNDGGDGAIAVDDYVTPFGIRTFEWTADEGFFLNGESMDLKGVNLHHDAGCLGAAVTERALERRLETLQELGCNAIRTAHNPPQPELLDLADRMGFLVIDEVYDKWRHVGADEWFDEWWAEDLAAMIDRDRNHPSIVLWSVGNENFDQGEDEMIEDLAMLTEAASEMDPTRPVTYGNPPWGDGTEGVVDNIERVAEHVDVLVGNYQEHWYDDYREAGIDLPILGSENRRFFRGSGDDPLAFVPRNPWYDVAERSDVCGQFLWPGIDYLGEARDWPSKGWPTGLIDTTGAIKPSGRFHQAAWSDEPVVFAAAVDHDRERPACRPAWSGPPLSEHWNFPDREDSQGFVNVYTYTNAETVELYQNDEFLGTQHAADYGPRPIEWYVPYESGTLRAVAKEDGEVVAEHELATAGEPAAVELSADRETLAADGRDLVYAEATVVDDDGVRVPRADHEVDVSVSGAGEIAGVDNGDLDSDEPWVGETRSAYHGTCIAVVRADRDGGRVEIEAAADGLDGDGVTLPVGADGD, encoded by the coding sequence ATGTCAACGGCCGACGGTCCCGACGAGGAGCACCGACGGACACGCCGCCTGGAGACGGGCTGGCGGTTCACGCGCGGCGACGTCGACGACGGCGCCGACCCCGCGCTCGACGACGGCGACTGGGAGCGCGTCGAAGTCCCCCACGACTGGAGCATCGAAGGTCCCTTCGACCCCGACAACCCCAGCGAGGCGGCGGGCGGGTTCGCCCCCGAGGGCGTCGGCTGGTACCGCCGCGAGCTGCCCGCGGACATCGACGGCGAACCCACCATCCGATTCGACGGCGTCTACCGAAACTTCGACGTGTACGTCGACGGCGAGCACGTCGGCACCCGCCCGTACGGCTACTCCACCGTGAACTACGACCTGAGCGAGTACGGCGTCACCGGCGGCGAGACGCTGGCGGTCCGCGTCGCCAACGACGAACACCCCCACACCCGCTGGTACACGGGCTCGGGCATCTACCGCGACGTCCACCTCACCGAGACCGACGCCGTCTCGGTCGCGCCCTTCGGCACCGACGTGCGGACTAACGCCGTCAACCGCCAGCGCGCCGAGGTCCAGGTGCTGACCGAGGTGACTAACGGCGACGAGGAAGCGGTCACCGTCGCGCTGGAGACCGACATCGTAGACGCCGACGGCGAGGTCGTCGCCACCGCCGGCGACGAGGCGACCGTCGAGCGCGGCGCCGCCCACGAGTTCGAGCAGCGCCTCTCCGTCGCCGACCCCGACCGCTGGACGCTCGACGAGCCGGCCCGGTACTTCGCTCGCAGCGTCGTGTACCGCGAGGACGGCGGGGGCGCGACGGCTTCACAGTCGCGTAACGATGGCGGCGATGGCGCCATCGCAGTCGACGACTACGTCACCCCCTTCGGGATCCGCACCTTCGAGTGGACCGCCGACGAGGGCTTCTTCCTCAACGGCGAGTCGATGGACCTGAAGGGCGTCAACCTCCACCACGACGCGGGCTGTCTCGGCGCGGCGGTCACCGAACGGGCGCTGGAGCGCCGCCTGGAGACCTTGCAGGAGCTGGGCTGTAACGCCATCCGCACCGCGCACAACCCACCCCAGCCAGAACTGCTCGACCTCGCCGACCGGATGGGCTTTCTCGTGATCGACGAGGTGTACGACAAGTGGCGCCACGTCGGTGCCGACGAGTGGTTCGACGAGTGGTGGGCCGAGGACCTCGCGGCGATGATCGACCGCGACCGCAACCACCCCTCGATCGTCCTCTGGAGCGTCGGCAACGAGAACTTCGACCAGGGCGAAGACGAGATGATCGAAGACCTGGCGATGCTCACCGAGGCCGCGAGCGAGATGGACCCCACCCGTCCCGTCACGTACGGGAATCCGCCGTGGGGCGACGGCACCGAGGGCGTCGTCGACAACATCGAGCGCGTCGCCGAGCACGTCGACGTGCTCGTCGGCAACTACCAGGAACACTGGTACGACGACTATCGCGAGGCGGGCATCGACCTGCCCATCCTCGGCTCGGAGAACCGCCGCTTCTTCCGCGGGTCGGGCGACGACCCGCTCGCCTTTGTCCCGCGCAACCCCTGGTACGACGTGGCGGAGCGGTCGGACGTCTGCGGGCAGTTCCTCTGGCCGGGCATCGACTACCTCGGCGAGGCCCGCGACTGGCCGAGCAAGGGATGGCCCACCGGCCTGATCGACACGACCGGTGCGATCAAGCCCTCCGGACGGTTCCACCAGGCCGCCTGGTCCGACGAGCCCGTCGTCTTCGCCGCCGCCGTCGACCACGACCGCGAGCGCCCGGCCTGTCGCCCGGCGTGGAGCGGCCCGCCCCTCTCGGAGCACTGGAACTTCCCCGACCGCGAGGACTCGCAGGGATTCGTGAACGTCTACACCTACACGAACGCCGAGACGGTCGAACTCTACCAGAACGACGAGTTCCTCGGGACCCAGCACGCCGCCGACTACGGCCCCCGTCCCATCGAGTGGTACGTCCCCTACGAGTCGGGCACCCTGCGCGCCGTGGCGAAGGAAGACGGAGAGGTCGTCGCCGAACACGAGCTGGCGACGGCGGGCGAGCCCGCGGCGGTCGAGCTGTCGGCCGACCGCGAGACGCTGGCCGCCGACGGCCGCGACCTCGTGTACGCCGAGGCGACCGTCGTCGACGACGACGGAGTGCGCGTCCCCCGCGCCGACCACGAGGTCGACGTCTCGGTCTCCGGCGCGGGCGAGATCGCCGGCGTCGACAACGGCGACCTCGACAGCGACGAGCCCTGGGTCGGCGAAACTCGCTCGGCCTACCACGGCACCTGTATCGCCGTCGTCCGCGCCGACCGCGACGGCGGCCGAGTCGAGATCGAAGCTGCGGCCGACGGACTCGACGGCGACGGCGTCACGCTCCCGGTCGGCGCCGACGGCGACTGA
- a CDS encoding triphosphoribosyl-dephospho-CoA synthase, translating into MRTTAQNAELALLLEVAGTPKPGNVDRRREYDDLQFEHFLAGAVGARPGLEMVAEGEPLGESFRRAIEGMAEQRGGNTQFGALLLQLPLVAAAGAEDGPLSPETATAVVESTTVADAAGFYRAFEAVDVAVDDPPEDMAALDVRRGSDAVPALEERGLTLADVMARSADRDGVAREWVRGFERTFAAAESIESGDPGRPVADRAADAFLELLAAEVDTFVVTQHDRATAERATERAQAALDGDVDTEALAEEFVAEDVNPGTTADIVAAALFVALERGLEV; encoded by the coding sequence GTGAGGACGACCGCCCAGAACGCCGAGCTAGCCCTCCTGCTCGAAGTCGCCGGGACGCCCAAGCCGGGCAACGTCGACCGCCGCCGGGAGTACGATGATCTCCAGTTCGAGCACTTCCTCGCCGGCGCGGTGGGGGCGCGGCCGGGGCTGGAGATGGTCGCCGAAGGGGAACCGCTCGGCGAGTCGTTTCGACGAGCGATCGAGGGGATGGCCGAGCAACGCGGCGGCAACACCCAGTTCGGCGCGCTCCTGCTCCAGTTGCCCCTGGTCGCCGCCGCGGGCGCCGAGGACGGACCGCTCTCGCCCGAGACCGCCACGGCCGTAGTCGAGTCGACGACCGTGGCAGACGCCGCCGGGTTCTACCGCGCCTTCGAGGCCGTCGACGTGGCCGTCGACGACCCGCCCGAAGACATGGCGGCACTGGACGTGCGCCGCGGGAGCGACGCCGTCCCCGCCCTGGAGGAGCGCGGGCTGACCCTCGCCGACGTGATGGCGCGGTCGGCCGACCGCGACGGCGTCGCCCGCGAGTGGGTCCGGGGATTCGAGCGCACGTTCGCCGCCGCCGAGTCGATCGAGTCGGGCGACCCCGGACGGCCGGTCGCCGACCGCGCCGCCGACGCGTTCCTCGAACTGCTGGCCGCCGAGGTCGACACCTTCGTCGTCACCCAGCACGACCGCGCCACAGCCGAGCGGGCGACCGAGCGCGCGCAGGCCGCGCTGGACGGGGATGTGGACACGGAAGCCCTCGCGGAGGAGTTCGTCGCCGAGGACGTCAACCCCGGGACGACAGCCGATATCGTCGCCGCCGCGCTGTTCGTCGCGCTCGAACGGGGGTTGGAGGTGTGA
- a CDS encoding lysylphosphatidylglycerol synthase transmembrane domain-containing protein, which translates to MRRSLRFLAGVLVGGGALAGYLAFVGVDSVAARLSAVAPGLLAAVAVLVVAEGVVDGLGFWASVRPLGDGLTGSRSVQFAVAGDFFDTLSPAGPVSSEPIMATFVGTATDTTYSEALAVRSVAKYVKSGAQLVVSTAAALVVVLGGPAPRYFLTTLGGAVVGLAVLGTVVVRFRDPIGDGLAVVLAPVVRWTSSLYRETPHDRSVVERALDRFWTRIVRFRDRPGLLALIVVGGVAEQVLTAAALWVALVGVGAEVGVLALVPLVVVVPLPQVASAVPIPGSLGAYDVLLGGAIGLVTAVSPATAAAGVLVVRTATLLFSVVVGGVAVAFLRGWRLR; encoded by the coding sequence GTGCGCCGGAGTCTCCGGTTCCTGGCGGGCGTCCTCGTCGGCGGCGGCGCGCTCGCCGGCTACCTCGCGTTCGTCGGCGTCGACAGCGTCGCCGCTCGCCTCTCGGCGGTCGCCCCCGGACTGCTCGCGGCGGTCGCGGTCCTCGTCGTCGCCGAGGGCGTCGTCGACGGCCTGGGCTTCTGGGCCTCGGTCCGCCCGCTCGGCGACGGACTCACTGGCAGCCGGAGCGTCCAGTTCGCCGTCGCGGGTGACTTCTTCGACACGCTGAGCCCCGCCGGGCCGGTCAGCTCCGAACCCATCATGGCGACGTTCGTCGGGACCGCGACGGACACGACCTACAGCGAGGCGCTCGCGGTCCGCTCGGTCGCCAAGTACGTCAAGTCCGGCGCCCAGCTGGTCGTCTCGACGGCCGCCGCGCTCGTGGTCGTCCTCGGTGGTCCCGCGCCCCGGTACTTCCTCACGACCCTCGGCGGCGCCGTCGTCGGACTCGCCGTCCTCGGCACCGTCGTCGTCCGGTTCCGCGACCCGATCGGCGACGGCCTCGCGGTCGTCCTCGCGCCGGTGGTCCGGTGGACCTCCTCGCTGTACCGCGAGACCCCCCACGATCGTTCCGTCGTCGAGCGGGCGCTCGACCGGTTCTGGACCCGGATCGTCCGGTTCCGGGACCGACCGGGGCTGCTCGCGCTGATCGTCGTCGGCGGCGTGGCCGAACAGGTGTTGACCGCGGCCGCGCTGTGGGTCGCGCTCGTCGGCGTCGGCGCGGAGGTGGGCGTCCTCGCCCTCGTCCCGCTGGTCGTCGTCGTCCCGCTCCCGCAGGTCGCGAGCGCGGTCCCGATCCCCGGGAGCCTCGGCGCCTACGACGTGCTGCTCGGCGGTGCGATCGGCCTCGTCACCGCCGTCTCGCCCGCCACGGCCGCCGCGGGCGTGCTGGTCGTCCGGACCGCGACGCTGCTGTTCAGCGTCGTCGTCGGCGGCGTCGCCGTCGCCTTCCTCCGCGGGTGGCGACTCCGGTGA
- a CDS encoding GNAT family N-acetyltransferase codes for MSMPESTDLTIRRYRAGDGERVRELNREAMAETPEWVVDAPDTDLDDVRDHYLEAGGEFLVGEVDRRETSNGERGGTIREPDCEIVATGAVEPLDGWMADRFDAAAGTGELSRVRVDPAMQGRGFGTRIVEELARRARRRGYRALVLNTGADNEQARGFYESLGYACVREETVEFDDVTLDLALYWRRVEG; via the coding sequence ATGAGTATGCCCGAGTCGACCGACCTGACGATCCGCCGATACCGCGCCGGCGACGGCGAGCGCGTCCGCGAACTGAACCGCGAGGCGATGGCCGAGACGCCCGAGTGGGTCGTCGACGCACCCGATACGGACCTCGACGACGTGCGCGACCACTACCTCGAGGCCGGCGGCGAGTTCCTCGTGGGCGAGGTCGACCGCAGGGAGACCTCGAACGGTGAGCGGGGAGGGACGATCCGCGAACCGGACTGTGAGATCGTCGCCACCGGCGCCGTCGAACCGCTCGACGGCTGGATGGCCGACCGCTTCGACGCCGCGGCGGGGACCGGCGAACTCTCCCGCGTCCGCGTCGATCCGGCGATGCAGGGCCGTGGGTTCGGTACCCGGATCGTCGAGGAACTCGCCCGCCGGGCGCGTCGCCGGGGCTACCGCGCGCTGGTCTTGAACACCGGCGCGGACAACGAGCAGGCCCGCGGGTTCTACGAGTCACTCGGCTACGCCTGCGTCCGCGAGGAGACCGTCGAGTTCGACGACGTGACCCTCGACCTCGCGCTGTACTGGCGCCGCGTCGAGGGGTGA
- a CDS encoding tRNA-dihydrouridine synthase, giving the protein MTEAPARAFEPRLALASLSGRADAEWAGAASEFAGAAFLGGIALDEPTREAAREMVDRDREEFLPADPLSFVDEQLAALADAPLRPAFNVRASGPEPIRAAAAICADRDALLEINAHCRQDEMCAAGAGESLLREPDRLADYVVAAAETGVTVSVKVRTELAGVDLPAVVARAAGAGADVVHVDAMDSESVVADVVEATDAFVVANNGVRDRETVRAYLTYGADAVSVGRPSDDPRVLRRVRAAVDEWFDEGAGGESSGDGSHGRAGVVGSGGTER; this is encoded by the coding sequence GTGACCGAAGCGCCCGCCCGGGCGTTCGAACCCCGACTCGCCCTGGCGAGCCTGAGCGGACGCGCCGACGCCGAGTGGGCCGGCGCCGCCAGCGAGTTCGCCGGCGCGGCCTTCCTGGGCGGGATCGCGCTCGACGAACCGACCCGCGAGGCCGCCCGCGAGATGGTCGACCGCGACCGCGAGGAGTTCCTCCCGGCGGACCCGCTTTCGTTCGTCGACGAGCAGCTGGCCGCGCTCGCGGACGCGCCGCTCCGACCGGCGTTCAACGTCCGCGCGAGCGGCCCCGAACCGATCCGCGCTGCCGCCGCGATCTGTGCCGACCGGGACGCGCTCCTCGAGATCAACGCCCACTGCCGCCAGGACGAGATGTGCGCCGCCGGCGCCGGGGAGTCGCTGTTGCGCGAACCCGACCGACTCGCCGACTACGTCGTGGCCGCCGCCGAAACGGGCGTGACGGTGAGCGTCAAGGTCCGAACCGAACTGGCGGGCGTCGACCTGCCCGCCGTCGTCGCGCGGGCGGCCGGCGCGGGCGCCGACGTCGTCCACGTCGACGCGATGGACTCCGAGAGCGTCGTCGCCGACGTGGTCGAGGCCACCGACGCGTTCGTCGTCGCGAACAACGGCGTCCGCGACCGCGAGACGGTCCGCGCGTACCTGACTTACGGCGCCGACGCGGTGAGCGTCGGCCGCCCGAGCGACGACCCGCGCGTCCTCCGCCGGGTCCGCGCCGCCGTCGACGAGTGGTTCGACGAGGGTGCCGGCGGCGAGTCGAGCGGCGACGGATCGCACGGCCGGGCTGGCGTAGTCGGATCGGGAGGGACCGAGCGGTGA